From the Huiozyma naganishii CBS 8797 chromosome 2, complete genome genome, one window contains:
- the MSR1 gene encoding arginine--tRNA ligase MSR1 (similar to Saccharomyces cerevisiae YDR341C and MSR1 (YHR091C); ancestral locus Anc_5.393) encodes MLYSRWKAFTKGFSYLRHTPEECRLKGQSFRSYRPVYLFCRFQHTTTQSLSKEPSTFPSNVLVETRTEIAKKLHELSGIDKHFIYESIDRPNKLDSGDLLLPVPRLKYKCNSYKELAKQWAAGLSQLPCCEKVVASGPFIQFFLNHLLLTTSSIPCILQQSDNYGRSDLLLGKRTLIEYSSPNIAKPFHAGHLRSTIIGGFLSNLHETLGSDVIRMNYLGDWGRQFGILAVGFEMFGDETKLEQDPIYHLFDVYVRINKEMLKEENSTLPSNSIKSKVRTYFKNMEEGDPSALQLWKRLRDLSIQKYAETYSKLNIKFDSYSGESSVPPDTVRQVLQRLGEKGLTYKDNGATAVDLSVYSKNLGQVIIQKSDDTSLYVTRDIGAAVSRYEKYHFDKMIYVISSQQDLYMSQLFKILELLGYEWAKDLAHVNFGMVKGMSTRKGNVVFLDTIINEATNRMLQVLQGNPQKCKQVSDPYDTAQKIAISAIMIQDMQSKRVNNYDFKWDRMLSFEGDTGPYLEYTHSRLYSIGEKCSDITMKDCKTADFTLLTEPLAINLVRLLVQYPDVLLKSLTTMEPSTVVSYLFRVAHQVSSCYNVLWVAGQEPRVAAARLALYCSAKQVLKNGMRLIGLTPVNRM; translated from the coding sequence atGCTTTATTCCAGGTGGAAGGCCTTTACTAAAGGATTCTCGTATCTTCGGCACACACCAGAGGAATGCAGGTTGAAGGGGCAAAGTTTCCGATCATATAGGCCGGTGTACTTATTTTGCCGCTTCCAGCACACTACGACACAGAGTCTCAGTAAGGAGCCTTCAACGTTTCCAAGTAACGTACTTGTTGAGACACGCACAGAAatagcaaaaaaattgcatGAGTTGTCAGGAATTGACAAACATTTCATTTACGAGAGTATTGACCGACCAAATAAACTCGATTCCGGCGATTTATTACTTCCAGTGCCCAGATTAAAATACAAATGCAATAGCTACAAGGAATTGGCCAAACAATGGGCCGCTGGACTTTCTCAGCTGCCGTGCTGCGAAAAAGTTGTGGCCAGTGGCCCATTTATCCAGTTCTTCCTCAATCACTTGCTCTTAACCACTAGTAGCATCCCATGCATTCTCCAACAGAGCGACAACTACGGCCGATCTGATTTACTCCTGGGCAAGAGAACCTTAATCGAGTACTCCTCCCCCAATATAGCTAAGCCATTCCATGCGGGGCATCTACGATCAACAATAATTGGCGGCTTTCTATCCAATCTGCATGAAACACTTGGGTCTGATGTCATCCGAATGAATTACTTAGGGGATTGGGGAAGGCAATTTGGGATCCTTGCAGTGGGGTTTGAGATGTTTGGTGATGAGACTAAACTGGAACAGGACCCTATATACCACCTGTTTGACGTTTACGTAAGAATCAACAAGGAAATGctaaaagaagaaaattcaaCCTTGCCGTCAAACTCGATAAAGAGCAAAGTGAGGACGTATTTCAAGAATATGGAAGAAGGTGATCCCTCTGCACTACAGCTTTGGAAACGACTTCGGGATTTGTCGATCCAAAAATATGCAGAAACCTATTCCAAGCTGAACATTAAGTTTGACTCTTACTCGGGAGAATCAAGTGTGCCTCCAGACACCGTCAGACAGGTCCTACAAAGGTTGGGTGAAAAGGGACTGACTTATAAAGACAACGGTGCAACCGCCGTGGACCTGTCCGTTTACAGCAAAAACTTGGGACAGGTTATTATTCAGAAATCCGATGATACATCACTGTACGTTACGAGGGATATTGGGGCTGCTGTATCTCGTTATGAGAAATATCATTTTGACAAAATGATATACGTCATTTCCTCTCAACAGGATCTTTACATGTCTCAACTATTCAAAATACTGGAGCTATTGGGGTACGAATGGGCCAAAGACTTGGCCCATGTAAATTTCGGAATGGTTAAAGGGATGTCCACCCGCAAGGGAAACGTCGTATTTTTGGACACAATAATAAACGAGGCGACGAACCGAATGTTACAGGTGTTACAAGGCAACCCTCAGAAATGCAAGCAAGTCAGTGATCCATACGACACTGCACAAAAGATAGCTATATCTGCTATTATGATACAGGATATGCAAAGTAAAAGGGTAAACAATTACGACTTCAAATGGGATAGAATGCTCTCCTTTGAGGGGGACACTGGTCCGTATTTGGAATACACACATTCTCGGTTATACTCTATTGGGGAAAAGTGCTCGGATATCACAATGAAAGATTGTAAAACGGCTGACTTTACTTTATTAACGGAACCATTGGCTATCAATCTCGTGAGATTGCTAGTACAGTATCCTGATGTACTGCTGAAATCATTAACCACAATGGAGCCATCCACAGTTGTCTCCTATCTGTTTAGAGTTGCACACCAAGTTTCCTCCTGTTACAACGTTCTCTGGGTTGCAGGGCAAGAACCGCGCGTTGCTGCGGCTCGTCTTGCTCTGTATTGCTCGGCAAAACAAGTACTTAAAAACGGGATGAGACTTATCGGACTGACGCCAGTGAACAGAATGTGA
- the YNG2 gene encoding histone acetyltransferase YNG2 (similar to Saccharomyces cerevisiae YNG2 (YHR090C); ancestral locus Anc_5.391) gives MDPSLVLEETVQDVSNLDAEFRYMLEEMRGTDAELQERRKKCQQKEAQMHKFIRQNGSITEFPKEDTVERELHDSLAAFKELQRDKILLANTSLFLVSRHLEKLDKSIAILEEDGVLAPLEDELESVPDSGREDSVSSVTMERNKRLSAAVPTDGSSLKKKKYMRSVSIDKDSDFSKQATRKTISPVRISDNDIDTDTQKYDDELFSNNAENDEEDKTLYCFCQSVSYGEMVACDGPNCKYEWFHYSCVNLKEPPKGTWYCPDCKEEMLREKTPKKKKA, from the coding sequence ATGGATCCAAGTTTGGTGTTGGAGGAGACCGTTCAAGATGTGTCCAACTTGGATGCAGAGTTTCGTTACATGCTAGAGGAGATGAGAGGCACAGATGCAGAGTTGCAGGAAAGACGGAAGAAATGTCAACAAAAGGAGGCTCAGATGCACAAGTTTATACGACAGAACGGATCGATCACCGAGTTCCCCAAGGAGGATACGGTAGAGAGGGAGCTCCATGACAGTCTGGCCgctttcaaagagttgcaGAGGGATAAAATACTGTTAGCCAATACATCCTTATTTCTTGTGTCAAGGCACTTGGAAAAACTAGATAAAAGTATCGCCATCCTAGAGGAGGACGGTGTATTAGCACCACTGGAAGACGAGTTGGAATCGGTACCGGATTCCGGTAGAGAAGACTCTGTATCCAGTGTGACAATGGAGAGAAACAAACGTCTTTCCGCCGCCGTCCCTACGGATGGTTCAAGTctcaagaaaaagaaatacatGCGCTCGGTGTCCATTGACAAAGACAGCGATTTTTCGAAGCAGGCCACACGGAAAACCATATCTCCAGTACGAATATCTGATAATGACATCGACACGGACACACAGAAGTACGACGATGAACTCTTTTCCAACAACGCGGAAAACGACGAAGAGGACAAAACGCTCTACTGCTTCTGTCAGAGTGTGTCCTACGGCGAAATGGTGGCCTGTGACGGACCCAACTGCAAGTACGAATGGTTCCACTACTCCTGCGTGAACCTGAAGGAGCCACCAAAGGGCACCTGGTACTGTCCGGAttgcaaagaagaaatgctCCGGGAAAAGACgcccaagaagaaaaaagcgTAA
- the GEP4 gene encoding phosphatidylglycerophosphatase (similar to Saccharomyces cerevisiae YHR100C; ancestral locus Anc_5.403), whose translation MLQDLNIFGTLNAFKLLYNPKLCKHYGVFPTFDQVPIPVNNSIKAIVLDKDNCFAYPKQSTVWPEYKAQWEKLKQTYPGKALLVVSNTAGSGDDTDFKEAKLIEQQTGVNVLRHSKKKPGCKEEILRYFRENNVTTNPQEIAVIGDRLLTDVMLANMMNAYAVWIKDGVKISNNPIVRFEKRLASYMGLGTQSSKRDHSIITNDDILPLGTSKIGNPKPSIT comes from the coding sequence ATGTTGCAAGACCTAAACATATTTGGAACCTTGAATGCTTTCAAACTGCTGTACAATCCCAAACTATGCAAACATTATGGTGTGTTTCCCACCTTCGACCAGGTTCCTATCCCTGTAAACAATTCCATAAAAGCTATAGTATTGGACAAGGACAATTGCTTTGCATATCCGAAACAATCCACTGTATGGCCCGAGTACAAGGCCCAGTGGGAAAAGCTAAAACAAACTTATCCGGGGAAGGCTTTGCTCGTGGTGAGCAACACTGCAGGATCAGGTGACGACAcagatttcaaagaagccAAGCTGATTGAACAACAAACGGGTGTCAATGTGCTACGACActcgaagaaaaaacctGGCTGCAAAGAGGAGATACTACGGTACTTTCGAGAGAACAATGTAACAACCAACCCACAAGAAATCGCCGTGATTGGCGACAGATTACTGACAGATGTCATGCTGGCCAATATGATGAACGCTTACGCTGTATGGATCAAAGACGGTGTCAAGATCTCAAACAACCCCATTGTCCGGTTTGAAAAAAGACTCGCCAGCTATATGGGGTTGGGCACTCAAAGTAGCAAGCGGGACCATTCAATAATAACAAACGATGACATACTCCCCCTGGGGACGTCTAAGATCGGCAATCCCAAACCTTCAATTACATAA
- the PAL2 gene encoding Pal2p (similar to Saccharomyces cerevisiae YDR348C and YHR097C; ancestral locus Anc_5.399): MSERGMKSTNPFRTEKENDARFVSSSTNPFVSSSERSKNTHSGNKGLAHSRSSRNFNDEANVSEKYPEQRRHKTHHHHHRSSKDNTRLDTIDKLDVTGIFSQAGFHHDGPFDAARPQRNRRNDKNAPVLAFPMNGENSSLTRPRLQNSTKSFSSTSDDSSSSVGITRRGTVSGQFDSATRSRMVHSQSTAGLGSSTFLDGAPASQEAVREDIRTRIRRNQTVKANRRKSIGDMLRAEFIGTQEEKVGDAPKRNGSKLLRRVKSLKTRNKS, encoded by the coding sequence atgtcTGAAAGAGGGATGAAAAGCACCAATCCATTCAGGACTGAGAAGGAGAACGATGCTCGATTCGTTAGTAGCTCGACAAATCCGTTTGTCAGCTCGAGCGAGAGATCCAAAAACACACATAGCGGAAACAAGGGCCTGGCTCATAGTCGTAGCAGCAGGAATTTTAACGATGAGGCCAATGTCTCGGAAAAATATCCGGAGCAACGGCGCCACAAAACccaccaccatcaccatcGCAGTTCCAAGGACAATACGAGGCTTGACACTATAGATAAGCTAGACGTCACGGGAATATTCTCACAAGCTGGGTTTCACCACGACGGGCCATTCGATGCAGCGAGACCTCAAAGAAATCGTCGAAATGACAAAAATGCCCCAGTATTGGCCTTCCCTATGAATGGAGAAAATAGCAGTTTGACAAGGCCACGTTtacaaaattcaacaaagtcGTTTTCGTCAACGAGCGACGATTCTTCTAGTAGTGTTGGCATCACCAGAAGAGGTACAGTATCTGGCCAATTTGACAGTGCAACAAGAAGCAGAATGGTACACAGTCAATCGACGGCAGGACTTGGGTCCAGTACGTTCTTAGATGGTGCACCAGCCTCTCAGGAGGCTGTGAGAGAGGATATTAGGACGCGTATCAGAAGAAACCAAACCGTTAAGGCGAATAGGCGAAAGTCCATAGGTGATATGCTGAGAGCAGAATTTATAGGTACCCAGGAGGAAAAAGTCGGTGATGCGCCAAAGAGAAATGGCAGTAAGTTACTTAGAAGAGTGAAGAGTTTGAAGACACGTAATAAATCGTGA
- the BIG1 gene encoding Big1p (similar to Saccharomyces cerevisiae BIG1 (YHR101C); ancestral locus Anc_5.404) yields MFWLKLYSSFLILVCVSSVCHCFENVMLQTSVPVIMYSHRLSPGLTKYQDAYDPEQKIPKESFRYICEELIDKCNSDAYIFINQPGLNRWDFEEYRHSFSHFEKYINGSSTALKFEQVGLLDDEFFKDLLSYTSKACNVREIITLEGNNTDEFQPYIDTDSRIVRIDFPRLSSEVDLREEEIQHFDSYLRTVLAQIPSPYHTVIYTSLESSEFDADLLKNPGEIFQDIFATKTQDIEINDRLRQDPIFRNSPNPRFSGMANQYISVFDSHFVKENYNLLKLIGTTFFCFVIYQVFALFRDAPVEKRTEPAKKKLSQE; encoded by the coding sequence ATGTTTTGGTTGAAGCTATACAGCAGTTTTCTAATTTTGGTTTGTGTCTCTTCAGTATGTCACTGCTTCGAAAATGTCATGCTACAAACATCCGTTCCCGTAATTATGTATTCCCATCGATTGTCTCCAGGTCTTACCAAGTATCAGGATGCATATGACCCAGAGCAAAAAATACCGAAGGAATCGTTcagatatatatgtgagGAATTGATCGATAAGTGTAACTCCGACGCGTACATTTTTATCAACCAACCGGGATTGAACCGATGggactttgaagaatataGACATTCTTTTAgtcattttgaaaagtatATCAATGGAAGTTCAACTGCTTTGAAGTTTGAGCAAGTCGGTTTGCTTGACGATGAATTTTTTAAAGATCTATTGTCGTACACAAGCAAGGCTTGTAACGTGCGAGAAATAATTACTTTGGAAGGTAATAACACAGATGAATTCCAGCCATACATCGATACAGATTCAAGGATAGTCAGGATTGACTTTCCAAGGTTAAGCTCCGAAGTTGATTTAAGGGAAGAGGAAATCCAGCATTTTGATTCATACCTGCGCACTGTACTAGCACAGATCCCATCCCCATATCATACTGTAATTTACACTTCCTTAGAATCCAGTGAGTTTGATGCTGATCTATTGAAAAATCCCGGGgaaatctttcaagacATATTTGCAACCAAGACCCAAGATATCGAGATTAATGACAGGTTGAGACAGGATCCTATTTTCAGAAATAGCCCAAACCCTCGTTTCTCTGGTATGGCAAATCAATACATTTCCGTCTTTGATTCCCATTTTGTCAAAGAGAACTacaatcttttgaaattaaTTGGAACCAcatttttctgttttgtgATATACCAAGTGTTTGCACTTTTTAGAGACGCACCTGTAGAAAAGAGGACGGAACccgccaaaaaaaaactaagCCAAGAATAA
- the KNAG0B04370 gene encoding sugar porter family MFS transporter (similar to Saccharomyces cerevisiae HXT7 (YDR342C) and HXT4 (YHR092C); ancestral locus Anc_5.394), with amino-acid sequence MDSTPDAISPSKSNSSIDDGFESNNSKIINQKDDIQQSECEIESPNNNKSALMAVALSCGMVAFGGFIFGWDTGTISGFVAQTDFLRRFGQKNADGTHYLSKVRTGLVVSIFNIGCAIGGLVLAKLGDTHGRKLALAIVVSIYIVGIVIQIASINKWYQYFIGRIISGLGVGGISVLSPMLISEVSPKQLRGTLVSSYQLMITLGIFLGYCTNFGTKNYDNSVQWRVPLGLSFAWALLMIGGLSFVPESPRYLIEKGRMDEARDSLAQANKCAPDHPFVQHELDTISASVEETRAAGDATWMELFKPFMFKRTSMGVMIQSLQQLTGDNYFFYYGTIVFKAVGLEDSFETSIVFGVVNFFSTCCSLYTVDRFGRRNCLLWGAVGMICCYVVYASVGVTRLWADGQDNPSKGAGNCMICFACFYIFCFATTWAPIAYVIISETFPLRIKSKAMSLATASNWIWGFLISFFTPFITQAINFSYGYVFMGCMVFAYFYVFFFVSETKGLTLEEVEVMYSEGVLPWKSSAWVPPSRRAADYDVDALMHDDVPFYKRVFARN; translated from the coding sequence ATGGATTCTACACCAGACGCTATAAGTCCCTCAAAGTCGAATTCGTCTATTGATGATGGATTCGAATCTAACAATTCAAAAATTATCAACCAAAAGGATGACATTCAACAATCTGAGTGTGAAATTGAGTCCCCAAACAACAATAAAAGTGCCTTAATGGCCGTTGCACTTTCGTGTGGTATGGTCGCTTTCGGTGgtttcatttttggttGGGATACTGGTACTATTTCAGGTTTCGTTGCTCAAACAGATTTCTTAAGAAGATTTGgtcaaaaaaatgcagATGGTACCCACTATTTGTCCAAGGTTAGAACTGGTCTAGTTGTCTCTATTTTCAACATTGGTTGTGCCATCGGTGGTTTAGTTCTAGCCAAATTGGGTGACACTCACGGTCGTAAATTGGCTTTGGCTATTGTCGTCTCCATCTACATTGTCGGTATTGTTATTCAAATTGCATCCATTAACAAATGGTACCAATATTTCATTGGTAGAATTATTTCAGGTCTAGGTGTCGGTGGTATTTCCGTTCTGTCGCCCATGTTAATTTCCGAGGTGTCTCCAAAGCAACTGAGAGGTACGTTGGTCTCCAGTTATCAACTGATGATCACATTGGGTATCTTCCTAGGTTACTGTACCAACTTCGGTACCAAGAACTACGACAACTCTGTTCAGTGGAGAGTTCCATTGGGGTTGAGTTTTGCCTGGGCTTTACTGATGATTGGTGGTTTGTCTTTTGTTCCAGAATCCCCACGTTACTTGATCGAAAAGGGTAGGATGGATGAAGCTAGAGATTCTCTTGCCCAAGCCAACAAATGTGCCCCAGATCATCCATTTGTGCAACATGAATTGGATACCATTTCAGCtagtgttgaagaaaccagAGCTGCCGGTGATGCCACGTGGATGGAATTGTTCAAACCATTTATGTTCAAGCGTACGTCTATGGGTGTTATGATTCAATCTCTACAACAGTTGACTGGTGACAATTACTTTTTCTACTACGGTACTATTGTTTTCAAGGCTGTCGGTTTGGAAGACTCGTTTGAAACCTCAATTGTCTTCGGTGTTGTaaacttcttttccacCTGTTGTTCTCTATACACTGTCGACAGATTTGGCCGTCGTAACTGTTTGTTGTGGGGTGCCGTTGGCATGATTTGCTGTTACGTTGTATATGCCTCCGTCGGTGTTACCAGATTATGGGCTGATGGTCAAGACAATCCATCCAAGGGTGCAGGTAACTGTATGATTTGCTTTGCCTGTTTCTACATTTTCTGTTTCGCCACTACCTGGGCTCCAATTGCCTACGTCATTATTTCTGAAACTTTCCCATTGAGAATCAAGTCCAAGGCTATGTCTCTGGCTACCGCCTCCAACTGGATTTGGGGTTTCTTGATTAGTTTCTTCACTCCATTCATCACTCAAGCCATCAACTTCTCGTACGGTTACGTTTTCATGGGCTGTATGGTTTTTGCCTACTTCTacgtcttcttcttcgtctctGAGACCAAGGGTCTAACTCTAGAAGAAGTCGAAGTCATGTACAGCGAAGGTGTTCTGCCATGGAAGTCTTCTGCCTGGGTTCCACCTTCCAGAAGAGCTGCTGATTATGATGTTGATGCCTTGATGCACGACGATGTTCCCTTCTACAAGAGAGTCTTTGCCAGAAACTAA
- the SFB3 gene encoding Sfb3p (similar to Saccharomyces cerevisiae SFB3 (YHR098C); ancestral locus Anc_5.400), producing MSEGDLAAGISSLSLDQTGPVPHNFKKHRRPNRAFHNLNSANPTLNDLPSFPGMPVHGRTSSWTGASQSASGSPFIQPQSFTPRQFDASQFPAPGSPYVGNGVPPSPGFNTASEQFMVPAGPGASTPTPNASFSPVYEESNYNTSHIIATQRWEEQLLYLQKMYQTIKDLNVPLPTTEFYCKDQSKCDPRFMSVSMYALPEDSHLRSATKLPIGLTVQPFAQTLPEEPVPIVKSITNMVLNDGSEDLKEPIRCMRCRTYLNPGFQIGYDGNACCNICNVKMKLSMEEFGNGVIDGQGGLDRLETSFGTVDFLVPRQYNATKDAAPLPLHYVFLIDTSLLANENGSSLAVVEAVRNSIEYISENQENCKIAIIAYDNKLKFYKLIPELESAQEYIVNDLQDVFLPFYNGLFTKPKDSMKVINDTLRKISDFIVADKYSQVPHACYGTALEAAKLALSTVTGGQGGKIVCSLNSLPTLGKGNLQLKKDDALKKHVKCDNEFYNQIADQLMRSYISLDLYVTGAGFIDMASVAKPVEKTSGMLRYYPHFRSDHDEFLLVNDMVSNIAKIVGYQGLLKVRCSAGLSVESYYMDAIDYSDREPMIPVLTKDTTVDVLFKYDEKLKAGKDMYYQTAMLYTDIHGVRKVRSINTSSRVSKNIREIFKYVNQTAVLRIMIKDIIRTLGNCDFPAIRKVIDDKLVDILTQYRALISGNSSSQLVLPDALRTLPMYMLSFEKSALMRPNMQSTRGNERIFDLMKYSMFDSAKLSFKLYPQIIPFHEMLEETDLMFYDTNERLLQVSPTTIPNLSVRDGHASLMNGGCYFVFDGTHIYLWFNENTNKMLLQDLLGIDPSLPTASITLAGGYLPECGTSINEKARNIVKYWSHITAQPTIPLILLRPNIDQYYSSTMTNILCEDKSMNLIEDYDNYLINLHRKIQERLAKDDFVKVSTSSGSSLGKGHEQFHQKFVQF from the coding sequence ATGTCCGAAGGTGATTTAGCCGCTGGTATCTCCAGTCTGTCATTGGATCAGACGGGCCCTGTGCCACACAACTTTAAGAAACACAGGAGACCGAATAGAGCTTTCCACAATTTGAACTCTGCGAATCCGACACTTAATGATTTGCCGAGCTTCCCCGGAATGCCTGTCCATGGTAGAACCTCCTCCTGGACTGGGGCTTCTCAGAGTGCATCCGGATCTCCATTCATCCAGCCCCAGAGTTTCACTCCAAGGCAGTTTGATGCTTCACAATTCCCAGCACCGGGATCCCCCTACGTAGGCAACGGTGTGCCTCCCTCTCCTGGATTCAACACCGCCTCTGAACAGTTTATGGTACCTGCTGGCCCTGGAGCTTCGACCCCCACGCCAAATGCCTCGTTTTCCCCCGTATATGAAGAATCGAACTACAACACCTCTCACATCATTGCCACTCAGAGATGGGAGGAGCAATTGCTGTATCTACAGAAGATGTACCAGACCATAAAGGACCTCAACGTACCGCTACCAACTACCGAGTTCTATTGCAAGGATCAATCCAAATGTGACCCGAGATTCATGAGTGTTTCTATGTATGCGCTGCCGGAGGACAGCCATCTGAGAAGCGCCACAAAGCTACCTATTGGGCTGACTGTACAACCGTTTGCGCAAACTTTACCGGAGGAGCCCGTTCCTATCGTAAAGTCTATCACGAACATGGTCTTAAACGATGGCTCTGAAGATTTGAAAGAACCTATACGTTGTATGAGATGTCGCACGTATTTGAACCCAGGATTTCAAATTGGTTACGATGGCAATGCGTGCTGTAATATTTGCAACGTCAAAATGAAGTTGTCCATGGAGGAATTTGGCAACGGAGTGATTGATGGCCAAGGTGGGCTTGATAGATTGGAGACATCGTTCGGTACTGTCGACTTCTTGGTGCCAAGGCAGTATAATGCAACTAAGGACGCGGCTCCATTACCACTGCATTACGTGTTCTTGATAGATACGTCCCTGCTGGCTAATGAAAACGGTAGCTCATTGGCTGTAGTTGAGGCGGTCAGAAACTCCATCGAATACATCAGCGAGAATCAAGAAAATTGTAAGATTGCCATCATAGCTTATGACAATAAGTTAAAGTTCTACAAGTTGATACCGGAATTAGAAAGTGCGCAAGAATACATCGTCAACGATCTCCAAGACGTCTTCCTACCATTTTACAATGGGCTTTTCACCAAACCAAAGGATTCCATGAAGGTGATAAACGACACATTGAGGAAGATCAGCGACTTCATAGTTGCCGACAAATACAGCCAGGTCCCACACGCATGCTACGGTACCGCTCTAGAGGCAGCCAAACTAGCCCTGAGTACCGTCACCGGCGGTCAAGGTGGTAAAATTGTTTGCTCCTTGAACTCGTTACCAACTTTGGGTAAGGGCAACCTacaattgaagaaggatgacgcgttgaagaaacacgTCAAATGTGACAACGAATTTTATAACCAGATTGCAGACCAGCTGATGAGATCCTATATTTCTCTAGATCTCTACGTGACTGGTGCAGGATTCATTGATATGGCAAGTGTGGCGAAACCCGTTGAAAAGACATCCGGTATGTTGAGATACTACCCACATTTCCGCTCCGACCATGACGAATTCTTATTAGTTAACGATATGGTGAGCAATATAGCTAAAATTGTGGGTTATCAAGGTCTGCTTAAAGTTCGTTGCTCTGCTGGTTTATCGGTCGAATCTTATTACATGGATGCCATAGATTACTCGGATCGTGAACCAATGATCCCTGTTTTAACTAAGGATACAACCGTGGATGTTCTCTTCAAGTATGACGAAAAGTTGAAGGCCGGTAAAGATATGTATTACCAAACCGCTATGTTGTACACGGATATTCATGGTGTTCGAAAGGTCCGCTCCATCAataccagcagcagagtgtccaaaaatatcagagagatcttcaagtacgTGAACCAAACAGCGGTGCTTAGAATAATGATCAAAGATATTATCCGCACTCTGGGCAACTGCGACTTCCCAGCCATCCGGAAGGTGATTGACGACAAACTAGTAGACATATTAACGCAATACAGAGCATTGATCAGTGGTAACTCTTCGTCGCAACTCGTCCTTCCTGATGCGCTGAGAACACTGCCAATGTACATGCTATCGTTCGAAAAGAGTGCATTGATGAGACCAAATATGCAAAGTACAAGGGGCAACGAAAGAATTTTTGATTTGATGAAATACAGCATGTTCGACAGCGCCAAACTGTCCTTCAAATTATATCCCCAAATCATCCCATTTCATGAAATGTTGGAAGAGACAGACTTGATGTTTTATGACACAAACGAAAGGCTACTTCAAGTTAGCCCTACAACAATTCCAAATCTTTCTGTCCGTGACGGTCATGCGTCGCTAATGAACGGTGGGTGTTACTTTGTGTTTGACGGTACGCACATTTACTTGTGGTTCAACGAAAATACAAACAAGATGTTGTTACAAGACTTGCTTGGCATCGACCCATCCTTGCCAACTGCGTCCATTACCTTGGCCGGGGGCTACTTGCCTGAGTGCGGGACGAGCATCAATGAAAAGGCCCGCAACATTGTCAAATATTGGTCTCATATCACTGCGCAGCCAACCATCCCGCTAATCTTGCTGAGACCAAACATCGATCAATACTACAGCTCAACCATGACTAACATCCTCTGTGAAGATAAAAGCATGAACCTGATTGAGGACTACGACAACTACCTTATCAACCTGCACCGCAAGATCCAAGAGAGGCTTGCCAAGGACGATTTCGTAAAAGTCTCCACCAGCAGCGGAAGCTCACTTGGTAAAGGTCACGAGCAATTCCACCAAAAGTTTGTACAGTTCTAA